The DNA region GCAGCGGGACGCCATCGACGCCGATCTGGTCGCCGCCCTGGCCCGTGAATGCCGTGCCAGGGCGGCGGCGGGCGAGCTGAGCCCGGCGGGGATCGGCCGTGGCGATGGCCAGCAGGTGCGCGAAGGCATCCGTGGCGACCGCATCGACTGGCTGGAGCCCGGCCAGGCCGAGCCCTGCGATCGCTACCTGGCGCTGATGGACGAGCTGCGGCTGCGCCTGAACCGCGAACTGTTCCTGGGGCTGGAGGACTTCGAGGCGCACTTCGCCCTCTATCCGCCGGGCGCCTTCTACCAGAAGCACCTGGATCGCTTCCGCGACGATGATCGCCGCGCGGTTTCGGCGGTGCTCTACCTCAATCCCGAGTGGTTGCCCGGCGAGGGCGGCGAGCTGCGCCTGTACCTGGACGACGGCTCGACGCGCGACGTGCTGCCCGAGGCCGGCACCCTGGTGGTGTTCCTCTCTGGCGAGCTGCCCCACGAGGTGCTGCCGGCCAGCCGCGAGCGCCTCTCGCTCACCGGCTGGTTCCGCCGCCGCGGTGACGGCCCGCTCTGAGGTGCGCGGGGCTCAGTGGCCCCAGACCTTGATGGTGCCGCGCAGGTCGACGATGTCGCGGATCTCGATATTGCCCAGGCTGCTGTCGCCCACGTACATGTCGGCGCCGACCCGCATGCGGATGCGCTGGGCGGGCAGGCCCGACTGGAGCAGTTGGTCGTTGATGGTGGTCAGGTCCGGCAGGGTGAGCACCAGTTGGTCCTTGCCGCTGGCGTTCTTGACCACGTCGATCATCAGGGTCGGCTGGTTGACGCCGAAGATCGGCAGGGTCAGGCCGAGCTGCGCCGGCCCCAGGGCGAAGCTGCCGCCGGCGCCATTGGGGCAGGCGCTGGGGCTGTCGCAGCCGTTGTCGATGCGGATGTTGCGCAGCGAGGCGCTGTTGCCGCTGTCCGTCCAGCTCAGCTTGTCGATGCGTGCCATCACGTCCAGGCGGATGCTGATCCCGGCCTGGCCGGTGACGTCGGCCATCTGCTGGTTGTCGAGGGATTCCATGGCGGCCTGGCCGGTGGCGCAGAACAGCAGGGCGGAGCAGGCGAGGAGCGGGTGCAGGATCGTTCTTGTTATGGGCATGACGGCTGTCCTTCGCGGGTTGGCCGGCGCAGTCTGGTGAGACCCCTGCCGCTGCGCCAGTGCCCGCTGGCGCTTCCCGCCTAAGGATGGGCCAGCCAAAGGCTGGCGCCGGCCCGCGCAGCCGGGGGGTGTTACGTGCGGTGACCGTCGCGGCGTGGCGCGCTAGGCTGGCGCCCTTCGAGGAGTGATTTCATGCAGAAGATTCTGGTCAGCCGCTGCCTGTTGGGGCAGCGGGTGCGATATGACGGCGGCGCCCACGGGCCCTTCGATTTGCTGCAGCGCTGGCAGGACGAGGGGCGCATCGTGCCGGTGTGCCCGGAAGTCGCCGGCGGCCTGCCGACGCCCCGCGCGCCGGCCGAGGTGCCCGGTGGGCAGGGGGCGCAGGTGCTGGAGGGGCGGATGCCGGTGCTGACCGACGGCGGCGAGGATGTCACCGCCGAGTTCGTCGCCGGGGCGCGCATCGCCCTGGAGCTGGTGCGCCGCCACGGCATCGGCGTCGCGGTGCTCAAGGCGCGCAGCCCTTCCTGCGGCAACGAGGAGGCCTATGACGGCACCTTCAGCGGCACCCGCGTGCCGGGGGAGGGGGT from Pseudomonas tohonis includes:
- a CDS encoding DUF523 domain-containing protein, with amino-acid sequence MQKILVSRCLLGQRVRYDGGAHGPFDLLQRWQDEGRIVPVCPEVAGGLPTPRAPAEVPGGQGAQVLEGRMPVLTDGGEDVTAEFVAGARIALELVRRHGIGVAVLKARSPSCGNEEAYDGTFSGTRVPGEGVTAALLRAEGVRVFNETQLDAAARYLATLEGAPG
- a CDS encoding 2OG-Fe(II) oxygenase, whose product is MPNPHAFIPFEPTSDDIAQRGWSLQRDAIDADLVAALARECRARAAAGELSPAGIGRGDGQQVREGIRGDRIDWLEPGQAEPCDRYLALMDELRLRLNRELFLGLEDFEAHFALYPPGAFYQKHLDRFRDDDRRAVSAVLYLNPEWLPGEGGELRLYLDDGSTRDVLPEAGTLVVFLSGELPHEVLPASRERLSLTGWFRRRGDGPL
- a CDS encoding DUF6160 family protein gives rise to the protein MPITRTILHPLLACSALLFCATGQAAMESLDNQQMADVTGQAGISIRLDVMARIDKLSWTDSGNSASLRNIRIDNGCDSPSACPNGAGGSFALGPAQLGLTLPIFGVNQPTLMIDVVKNASGKDQLVLTLPDLTTINDQLLQSGLPAQRIRMRVGADMYVGDSSLGNIEIRDIVDLRGTIKVWGH